One region of Salmo trutta unplaced genomic scaffold, fSalTru1.1, whole genome shotgun sequence genomic DNA includes:
- the LOC115188958 gene encoding endothelin receptor type B, with protein MRSSGLLLCVLAVAMASSARFPRDTSSQSPGVVTQETNLLLATLNPNSSLPVLPLPPAFRPRPPGPYPPMCIKPAEIKQAFKYVNTVVSCVILVVGMIGNSTLLRIIYKNKCMRNGPNVLIGSLALGDLLYILIAIPINVFKLIAEDWPFGVHVCKLMPFIQKASVGITVLSLCALSIDRYHAVTSWSRVKRIGIPLWKAMQVTFIWLVAVLLAVPEAVAFDMMEMPYRGSKLRVCLLHPQQDTAFMKFYQDVKDWWLLGFYFCLPLACTGVFYTLMSWEMLSRKKGMRIALNDHMKQRREVAKTVFCLVVIFALCWLPLHLSRILKKTVYDQNDPNRCELLSFLLVMDYIGINMASLNSCINPVALYFVSQKFKNCFKSCLCCWCTRSRNVIPERDGVRWKGSCHGNELDRTSSRSSQKYTST; from the exons ATGAGGTCATCGGGACTACTACTGTGTGTACTGGCTGTAGCGATGGCGTCCTCCGCCCGGTTCCCTCGCGACACGTCATCTCAGAGCCCCGGGGTCGTTACCCAGGAGACCAACCTTCTCCTGGCTACTCTGAACCCCAACagctccctccctgtcctccctctccctccagcctTCCGGCCACGCCCGCCGGGCCCCTACCCCCCCATGTGTATCAAGCCCGCAGAGATTAAACAAGCCTTTAAGTATGTGAACACGGTGGTGAGCTGTGTGATCTTGGTGGTGGGGATGATTGGTAATTCCACCTTATTAAGGATCATCTATAAGAACAAGTGTATGAGAAACGGACCCAACgttctgattggctctcttgccTTGGGGGATCTTCTCTACATCCTCATCGCTATTCCCATCAACGTCTTCAAG ctgatagCAGAAGACTGGCCGTTTGGGGTTCATGTATGCAAGTTGATGCCATTTATCCAGAAGGCTTCAGTAGGAATCACTGTCCTCAGCCTGTGTGCTCTGAGCATCGACAg gtaccaTGCGGTGACGTCGTGGAGTAGGGTGAAGAGGATAGGAATTCCTCTGTGGAAGGCTATGCAGGTCACATTCATATGGCTGGTAGCTGTCCTGCTGGCTGTTCCTGAGGCCGTGGCCTTTGACATGATGGAGATGCCTTACAGAGGCAGCAAGCTACGAGTCTGTCTGTTACACCCCCAGCAGGACACTGCTTTTATGAAG ttcTACCAGGATGTGAAGGACTGGTGGTTGCTAGGGTTTTATTTCTGTCTTCCTCTGGCCTGCACCGGCGTCTTCTACACCCTGATGTCCTGGGAGATGTTGAGCAGGAAGAAAGGCATGAGGATCGCTCTCAACGACCACATGaaacag CGTCGCGAGGTGGCTAAAACAGTCTTCTGCTTGGTGGTGATCTTTGCTCTGTGCTGGCTACCGCTCCATCTCAGCCGCATCCTGAAGAAAACGGTCTATGATCAGAACGACCCCAACCGCTGTGAACTACTCAG TTTCCTGCTAGTGATGGATTATATCGGTATCAACATGGCGTCGCTCAACTCCTGTATCAACCCCGTCGCTCTCTACTTCGTCAGCCAGAAGTTCAAAAACTGTTTCAAG TCATGTCTGTGCTGCTGGTGTACGAGGAGCAGGAATGTGATTCCAGAGAGAGACGGTGTCCGCTGGAAGGGAAGCTGTCATGGCAACGAACTCGACAGAACAAGCTCTCGTTCCAGTCAGAAATACACCTCCACCTAA